From the genome of Planifilum fimeticola, one region includes:
- the tsaB gene encoding tRNA (adenosine(37)-N6)-threonylcarbamoyltransferase complex dimerization subunit type 1 TsaB, with the protein MKILAIDTSTLVMGVSLLDDDRVLGEVTTNLRKDHSVRLMPTVARLLEELRLSLSDLDLIAVASGPGSYTGVRIGVTTAKTMAWSRNLPLIGISSLAVLAMNGLRFDGKIAPLFDARRDRVYTGLFQGSEAGEMRSVKKERVTPIDEWLEELKEEGPVLFLGDDVGRFRERIERALGENASFGFPPENIPRASCLGRLALARWRREEQGEGTDFTPNYLQLAEAEAKWLSRRGNGKST; encoded by the coding sequence ATGAAGATCTTGGCCATCGACACCTCCACTTTGGTGATGGGGGTTTCCCTTCTGGATGATGATCGGGTCCTAGGCGAAGTGACCACCAACCTGCGCAAGGATCATTCCGTCCGGCTGATGCCCACGGTGGCCCGTCTGCTGGAGGAACTGCGGCTTTCCCTCTCCGATCTGGATCTCATCGCCGTCGCCTCCGGTCCCGGTTCCTACACCGGAGTGCGAATCGGTGTGACGACGGCTAAAACCATGGCCTGGAGCCGCAACCTTCCCCTGATCGGCATTTCCAGCCTGGCCGTCCTGGCGATGAACGGACTGCGCTTTGACGGAAAGATCGCTCCCCTGTTCGACGCCCGTCGGGATCGGGTCTATACCGGCCTGTTTCAAGGGAGCGAAGCCGGAGAAATGCGCTCCGTAAAGAAGGAGCGGGTTACTCCCATCGATGAGTGGCTGGAGGAACTGAAGGAAGAGGGGCCGGTGCTGTTTTTGGGGGATGACGTGGGCCGCTTTCGGGAACGGATCGAGAGGGCCCTCGGGGAGAATGCCTCTTTCGGATTCCCCCCGGAAAACATTCCCCGCGCCTCTTGCCTCGGCCGCCTTGCCCTGGCCCGCTGGAGAAGGGAGGAACAGGGGGAAGGGACGGATTTCACCCCCAACTACCTGCAGCTCGCCGAGGCGGAGGCGAAATGGTTGTCCCGTCGGGGAAACGGGAAAAGTACGTAG
- the pxpB gene encoding 5-oxoprolinase subunit PxpB — translation MILSVKPLGDAAVTVRLGDVIHPDVHRRVRGFCHHLEKNAPPGVVEWVPTYGSVTVFYQPHVIRYEELAKRLADLAADLDRVHLPPARLVVLPTVYGGEWGPDLSFVAEHNGLSPEEVIRLHSGRDYLVYMMGFVPGFPYLGGMSREIAAPRLERPRSRIPAGSVGIAGNQTGVYPLETPGGWRLIGRTPVRLYDPCREEPILLRMGDRLRFEPVGEEEYREIEERVRRGTYTLEIREYTGGEEA, via the coding sequence GTGATCCTGTCCGTGAAACCGCTGGGGGATGCGGCGGTGACAGTGCGCCTGGGAGATGTGATTCATCCGGATGTTCACCGCCGGGTGCGCGGTTTTTGTCACCATCTGGAAAAGAATGCCCCTCCCGGCGTTGTCGAGTGGGTGCCCACATACGGATCCGTCACCGTTTTTTATCAACCCCACGTGATTCGGTATGAGGAGCTGGCAAAGCGACTGGCGGACCTGGCGGCCGATCTGGACCGGGTTCATCTTCCCCCTGCGAGGCTGGTCGTGCTGCCGACGGTTTACGGCGGGGAGTGGGGGCCGGATCTGTCCTTCGTGGCGGAACATAACGGACTGTCGCCGGAGGAGGTGATCCGCCTGCACAGCGGACGCGATTACCTCGTTTACATGATGGGCTTTGTCCCGGGATTCCCCTATTTGGGCGGGATGTCGCGGGAAATCGCCGCGCCTCGGCTGGAACGGCCGCGCTCCCGCATTCCGGCGGGATCGGTGGGGATCGCCGGGAATCAGACCGGCGTGTATCCCTTGGAGACGCCGGGAGGCTGGCGGTTGATCGGACGGACCCCCGTACGGCTCTATGATCCCTGCCGGGAGGAGCCGATTCTGCTCCGGATGGGGGATCGGCTCCGCTTTGAGCCGGTGGGTGAGGAGGAATACCGGGAGATCGAAGAACGGGTGCGCCGGGGGACGTATACGCTGGAAATTCGGGAATACACGGGAGGAGAAGAGGCATGA
- the tsaD gene encoding tRNA (adenosine(37)-N6)-threonylcarbamoyltransferase complex transferase subunit TsaD, which translates to MKGNCLVLGIETSCDETSAAVVADGKELLSNVISSQMDLHRRFGGVVPEVASRRHVERITAILQEALDRAGVRLKDLSAVAVTQGPGLVGALLIGVSAAKALSFAAGIPLVAVHHIAGHIYANQLVEPLRFPLVSLVVSGGHTELIYMPAHNRFERLGKTRDDAAGEAYDKVARLLGLPYPGGPHIDRLAREGKPVYPLPRAWLDRDSLDFSFSGLKTAVGTVIRQEEKVNPADVAASFQESVVEVLTEKAIAAVKKTGVSELVLAGGVSANSGLREALTKRCAEEGIRLRVPPPELCTDNAAMIAAAGTYRLWDGQTAGLDLNAVANLALA; encoded by the coding sequence ATGAAGGGGAACTGCCTGGTTCTCGGAATCGAAACCAGCTGTGACGAGACGTCGGCGGCAGTGGTGGCCGATGGCAAAGAGCTTTTGTCCAATGTGATCTCCTCCCAGATGGACCTTCACCGCCGGTTCGGGGGAGTTGTTCCCGAGGTGGCCTCCCGACGCCATGTGGAACGGATCACGGCGATCCTGCAGGAGGCCTTGGACCGGGCCGGGGTGCGGCTAAAGGATTTGTCCGCCGTCGCCGTCACCCAGGGGCCGGGACTGGTGGGGGCCCTTTTGATCGGCGTCTCCGCGGCGAAAGCCCTCTCCTTCGCCGCGGGCATCCCGCTGGTGGCCGTTCATCACATCGCAGGCCATATCTACGCCAACCAGCTGGTGGAACCCCTCCGCTTCCCGTTGGTATCGCTGGTCGTTTCCGGGGGTCACACCGAGTTGATTTACATGCCCGCCCACAACCGGTTTGAGCGCCTGGGGAAAACCCGGGACGACGCCGCCGGCGAGGCTTACGACAAGGTGGCCCGGCTTCTCGGCCTTCCTTATCCCGGGGGTCCGCACATCGATCGGTTGGCCCGGGAAGGAAAACCGGTATACCCCCTGCCTCGGGCATGGTTGGATCGGGACTCCCTGGACTTCAGCTTCAGCGGATTGAAGACGGCCGTGGGCACCGTAATCCGGCAGGAAGAAAAGGTGAACCCCGCCGATGTGGCCGCCAGCTTTCAGGAGTCCGTCGTGGAGGTGCTCACGGAAAAAGCGATCGCTGCCGTCAAGAAGACGGGGGTGTCCGAGCTGGTTTTGGCCGGAGGCGTTTCCGCCAACAGCGGCCTGAGGGAAGCCTTGACGAAGCGGTGCGCCGAGGAGGGAATCCGATTGCGGGTCCCGCCCCCCGAACTGTGCACGGACAATGCGGCGATGATCGCGGCGGCCGGAACATATCGCCTGTGGGACGGGCAAACCGCCGGTTTGGATCTGAACGCCGTGGCCAATCTGGCGCTGGCGTAG
- a CDS encoding LamB/YcsF family protein produces MSPWMVDLNSDLGESFGAYTLGRDEEVLRFVTSANIACGYHAGDHNVMGRTVKAAAEKGVGLGAHPGLPDLLGFGRRRMELDPKDVYNMTVYQVGALAAFARTCGKRLQHVKPHGALYNMACRDRRIASAIAEAVAAVDSGLILFGLAGSLLVEAGRAAGLTVAEEVFADRTYQPDGTLTPRTDPRAMVRDPEEAVRRVLRMVKEKKVTAVDGTEISIRADTICVHGDEPQALAFARRLREALQSEGVEIRKVGEWLGSS; encoded by the coding sequence ATGAGCCCTTGGATGGTGGACTTGAATTCGGATTTGGGAGAGAGCTTTGGCGCCTACACCCTCGGCCGGGATGAGGAGGTTCTCCGTTTTGTCACGTCCGCCAACATCGCCTGCGGTTATCACGCCGGAGACCACAACGTGATGGGGCGTACCGTAAAGGCGGCCGCGGAAAAGGGAGTCGGACTGGGAGCCCATCCCGGCCTGCCGGACCTTTTGGGCTTTGGTCGCCGGCGGATGGAACTGGATCCGAAGGACGTTTACAACATGACGGTGTATCAGGTGGGAGCCCTCGCCGCCTTCGCCCGCACCTGCGGAAAGCGGCTGCAACATGTGAAGCCCCACGGCGCCTTGTACAACATGGCTTGTCGGGACCGGCGGATCGCTTCCGCCATTGCCGAAGCGGTGGCCGCCGTCGATTCCGGTCTGATTTTGTTCGGCCTCGCGGGAAGCCTCCTGGTCGAGGCGGGGAGAGCCGCGGGGCTGACGGTGGCTGAAGAGGTGTTTGCCGATCGGACGTACCAACCGGACGGCACGCTGACTCCCCGCACCGATCCCCGGGCGATGGTCCGCGATCCGGAGGAGGCGGTGAGACGGGTTCTTCGCATGGTAAAGGAGAAAAAGGTCACCGCCGTGGATGGGACGGAGATTTCCATCCGCGCCGACACCATCTGCGTGCACGGGGACGAGCCCCAGGCCCTGGCCTTTGCCCGTCGACTCCGGGAGGCGTTGCAGTCGGAGGGCGTCGAGATCCGGAAGGTCGGGGAGTGGCTCGGTTCGTCCTGA
- the tsaE gene encoding tRNA (adenosine(37)-N6)-threonylcarbamoyltransferase complex ATPase subunit type 1 TsaE — protein sequence MQEACRIVTKNEEETRLLGIRLAELLEPGDVLALEGDLGAGKTTFAQGIARGLGVEEAVDSPTFTIIKEYHGRLPFYHMDVYRLESSDEDLGWDEFFFGDGVTLVEWAGRIEELLPDHAVRITITVGEADERLITFAPAVERVHRLCRELRRE from the coding sequence GTGCAGGAGGCGTGCCGCATCGTCACGAAAAATGAAGAAGAGACGCGGCTGCTGGGGATTCGCCTGGCTGAACTGCTTGAGCCCGGGGATGTTTTGGCCCTCGAGGGGGACCTTGGGGCCGGCAAAACCACCTTCGCCCAAGGGATCGCCAGGGGATTGGGCGTGGAAGAGGCGGTGGACAGCCCCACCTTCACCATCATCAAAGAGTACCACGGCCGTCTTCCCTTTTATCACATGGATGTGTATCGCCTGGAATCCTCCGATGAGGATCTGGGGTGGGACGAGTTTTTTTTCGGGGACGGCGTTACGCTGGTGGAGTGGGCCGGTCGGATCGAAGAGTTGCTTCCGGATCACGCCGTGCGCATCACCATCACCGTCGGGGAGGCCGATGAGCGCTTGATCACCTTTGCCCCGGCCGTGGAGCGGGTGCACAGGCTATGCAGGGAGTTGAGGCGGGAATGA
- the rimI gene encoding ribosomal protein S18-alanine N-acetyltransferase, which yields MDRPHVEFRPMKLSDLPVIMEVERASFPTPWPRQAFYNELIHNRFARYSVVQVDGRVVGYCGLWLLLDEAHITNIAIHPDFRGRGLGEALLSYVMRRAKEWGAGKMTLEVRVSNTIAQRLYKKMGFEPSGIRPRYYTDNQEDAIIMWVTLHGNDGEKQQTSDEGELPGSRNRNQL from the coding sequence ATGGATCGACCGCATGTCGAGTTCCGGCCGATGAAATTGTCCGACCTGCCGGTGATCATGGAGGTGGAACGGGCATCGTTTCCCACGCCGTGGCCGCGCCAGGCTTTTTACAACGAACTGATCCACAATCGTTTCGCCCGGTATTCCGTGGTTCAGGTGGACGGCCGCGTGGTCGGGTATTGCGGCTTATGGCTTCTCCTGGACGAGGCCCACATCACCAACATCGCCATCCATCCCGATTTCCGGGGCAGGGGGCTGGGTGAAGCTCTCCTCTCCTATGTGATGCGCCGCGCCAAGGAATGGGGAGCGGGAAAAATGACCCTGGAAGTGAGGGTTTCCAATACGATTGCCCAGCGATTGTACAAGAAAATGGGGTTTGAGCCTTCCGGAATTCGCCCCCGCTATTATACCGACAATCAGGAAGATGCCATCATCATGTGGGTGACGTTGCATGGAAACGACGGAGAAAAACAGCAAACATCCGATGAAGGGGAACTGCCTGGTTCTCGGAATCGAAACCAGCTGTGA
- a CDS encoding biotin-dependent carboxyltransferase family protein — protein MKPALEVLQPGLLTTVQDLGRTGFQHTGMVVAGAMDAFSLQVANCLVGNRRGEAGLEMTMTGPELKALDDIVIALCGADLGPTVDGVPAPLWKSFVLERGSVLRFRGASSGVRAYLAVAGGLCAEDVMGSKSTYVRAGIGGMRGSPLRRGDILERGDGGAVLHRSGRSLSADQIPRWNKEDEVRVILGPQEDAFTPKGIRTFLGSKYQVTPQSDRMGIRLRGPEIEHRESADILSDAVSMGAVQVPADGQPIVLMADRQTTGGYAKIAAVISVDLPKMAQFPPGGLVSFREIGIKAAQELAIRQEYFLQRLEAAGRNG, from the coding sequence ATGAAACCTGCGTTGGAAGTGTTGCAACCGGGACTGTTGACCACAGTGCAAGATTTGGGACGAACCGGATTCCAGCACACCGGCATGGTGGTGGCGGGGGCGATGGACGCCTTTTCCCTGCAGGTGGCCAACTGCCTTGTGGGCAACCGGAGAGGGGAGGCGGGATTGGAGATGACGATGACGGGTCCCGAACTGAAGGCATTGGATGATATCGTCATCGCCCTGTGCGGTGCCGATCTGGGTCCGACGGTGGACGGCGTTCCCGCCCCCCTGTGGAAAAGCTTTGTGCTGGAGCGGGGCAGCGTTCTTCGCTTCCGGGGTGCGTCGAGCGGAGTGCGGGCCTATCTGGCGGTGGCCGGCGGACTTTGCGCAGAAGATGTGATGGGGAGCAAATCCACCTACGTCCGGGCGGGAATCGGAGGCATGCGGGGCAGTCCTCTCCGCCGGGGGGACATCTTGGAGCGGGGAGACGGAGGTGCTGTTCTCCACCGCTCGGGCCGAAGCCTTTCCGCCGATCAGATTCCCCGATGGAACAAGGAGGATGAGGTTCGGGTCATCCTCGGCCCCCAGGAAGACGCCTTTACGCCAAAGGGGATCCGGACCTTCCTCGGGAGTAAATATCAGGTGACGCCCCAGTCCGACCGAATGGGAATCCGCCTTCGGGGACCGGAAATCGAACACCGGGAGTCGGCCGACATCCTTTCGGACGCCGTCTCCATGGGGGCCGTCCAGGTACCGGCGGACGGCCAGCCGATCGTCCTGATGGCGGATCGTCAGACGACGGGAGGGTACGCCAAGATCGCCGCGGTGATCTCCGTGGACCTGCCGAAAATGGCCCAATTTCCTCCTGGCGGTCTCGTTTCCTTTCGGGAGATCGGCATCAAGGCCGCCCAGGAGTTGGCCATCCGGCAGGAATATTTTCTGCAGAGGTTGGAAGCGGCGGGAAGGAACGGGTGA
- a CDS encoding DUF4870 domain-containing protein has protein sequence MEEQKKPADSDAMRSSTGLEVNIAGLLCYLIPFLSGLLLLILEKNSRFVKFHAMQSVLTFGTLFAAYYIADLIPLIDGLIRFLIQVLGFVLWILLMVKAYGKEWYRLPVVGEMAEKHIQ, from the coding sequence GTGGAGGAACAAAAGAAACCCGCGGATTCAGACGCCATGCGCTCCTCGACGGGTCTTGAGGTGAATATTGCCGGTCTTCTCTGTTATTTGATCCCTTTTCTATCCGGACTTCTACTCCTGATCCTCGAAAAAAACAGCCGGTTTGTCAAGTTCCACGCCATGCAGTCCGTTCTCACCTTTGGCACCCTGTTTGCCGCCTATTACATTGCAGATCTAATCCCTCTCATCGACGGATTGATCCGGTTTCTCATCCAGGTATTGGGGTTTGTCCTGTGGATTCTGCTGATGGTGAAAGCCTACGGGAAAGAATGGTACCGTCTCCCGGTCGTGGGCGAGATGGCGGAAAAGCACATTCAATAA
- a CDS encoding MogA/MoaB family molybdenum cofactor biosynthesis protein, translating to MWRVGILTASTKGARGERKDESGAVIREMVARIDGQVVCHEVLPDDLDRIRETLVRFADVEKLDLVLTTGGTGVGPYDVTPEATRAVIQREIPGIAEAMRITTLEKTRFAMLSRSLAGTRGTTLIINLPGSPKGVRECLGAVIDVIPHALELMKELTGDHGEAR from the coding sequence ATGTGGCGCGTCGGCATCTTGACGGCCAGCACAAAGGGAGCGCGAGGGGAGCGGAAGGATGAGAGCGGAGCCGTCATCCGGGAAATGGTGGCCCGGATCGACGGGCAGGTGGTGTGCCACGAAGTGCTGCCCGACGACCTGGACCGGATTCGCGAGACCCTGGTCCGCTTCGCCGATGTGGAAAAGCTGGACCTTGTCCTGACAACGGGAGGGACCGGGGTGGGACCCTACGACGTGACCCCGGAAGCGACCCGGGCGGTGATCCAGCGGGAGATTCCCGGAATCGCCGAGGCGATGCGGATCACCACCCTGGAAAAAACCCGGTTTGCCATGTTGTCGCGGTCCCTGGCGGGGACCCGGGGCACCACGCTGATCATCAACCTTCCGGGGAGCCCCAAAGGCGTCAGGGAGTGCCTCGGAGCGGTGATCGACGTGATTCCCCACGCCTTGGAGCTGATGAAGGAACTGACCGGAGATCACGGGGAGGCCCGGTGA
- the moaC gene encoding cyclic pyranopterin monophosphate synthase MoaC encodes MNVEKLSHINEQGRARMVDVSGKPVTRRTAVARSRIRMKRETMERIRQGRVSKGDVLAVAQVAGIMAAKKTADLIPMCHPVPLKSADIRFYEEGDEVLVVEAEVKTDNVTGVEMEALTAVSVAALTVYDMCKAIDREMVVSDTCLLSKTGGKSGDFVRREEK; translated from the coding sequence ATGAACGTGGAGAAGCTGAGCCACATCAACGAGCAGGGGCGCGCCCGGATGGTGGACGTCTCCGGGAAACCGGTCACCCGCCGGACGGCGGTGGCCCGCTCCCGCATCCGCATGAAGCGGGAGACGATGGAGCGGATCCGGCAGGGAAGGGTGAGCAAGGGGGATGTCCTGGCGGTGGCCCAGGTGGCCGGAATCATGGCGGCCAAGAAGACGGCGGACCTGATCCCCATGTGCCATCCCGTTCCCCTGAAAAGTGCCGATATCCGCTTCTACGAGGAAGGGGACGAAGTGTTGGTGGTGGAGGCGGAGGTGAAGACCGACAACGTCACCGGGGTTGAGATGGAGGCCTTGACCGCCGTGAGCGTCGCCGCCCTCACCGTTTACGACATGTGCAAGGCGATCGACCGGGAGATGGTGGTGTCGGATACCTGTCTCCTTTCCAAAACGGGCGGCAAGAGCGGGGATTTTGTTCGCAGGGAGGAGAAGTGA
- a CDS encoding CAP domain-containing protein — translation MRRKRRRFPVYYGLIVLVLFLFSGVLYAQAAGVFFEKDKPSQPTETAEASDDPAALPGSADSEEVFGDGDDIVLKQEKPDKSGEKPLKEKAKDTRKKDESNKPEQERSGDGKSDARPSGQEKPSVAVADQKSQPQPSASKADASVNALSSFERKVVELVNQERSQRGLAPLKVDVELSKVARVKSEDMRDNGYFSHDSPTYGSPFDMMRKFGIQYRAAGENIAAGYPTPEAAVKGWMNSSGHRANILSSQFTHIGVGYAKGGPYGHYWTQQFISK, via the coding sequence ATGAGACGAAAGCGGAGAAGATTCCCCGTTTATTACGGGTTGATCGTATTGGTTTTGTTCCTTTTCTCGGGGGTGTTGTACGCCCAGGCGGCGGGTGTTTTCTTCGAAAAGGATAAACCTTCGCAACCGACCGAAACCGCGGAAGCTTCCGATGATCCGGCCGCCCTACCGGGTTCCGCGGATTCGGAGGAGGTTTTCGGTGACGGCGATGACATTGTACTGAAACAGGAGAAACCGGATAAAAGCGGCGAAAAGCCGCTGAAGGAGAAGGCGAAGGACACCCGCAAGAAGGATGAAAGCAACAAGCCGGAGCAGGAGAGATCCGGGGACGGGAAGTCGGATGCCCGACCCTCCGGGCAAGAAAAACCGTCAGTGGCGGTGGCGGACCAAAAGAGTCAGCCGCAACCCTCCGCTTCCAAGGCGGACGCTTCTGTAAACGCCCTCTCGTCCTTCGAAAGGAAAGTGGTTGAACTGGTCAACCAGGAACGGTCCCAACGGGGGCTGGCGCCTCTGAAGGTGGATGTCGAATTGTCCAAGGTGGCCCGCGTCAAGTCGGAGGACATGCGGGACAACGGGTATTTCTCCCACGATTCTCCCACCTACGGCTCTCCCTTTGACATGATGAGAAAGTTCGGCATCCAATACCGGGCCGCGGGTGAAAATATCGCCGCCGGCTATCCGACGCCGGAGGCTGCGGTCAAGGGTTGGATGAACAGCAGCGGCCACCGCGCCAACATTTTGAGTTCCCAGTTCACCCACATCGGGGTGGGTTACGCCAAGGGAGGCCCGTACGGACATTATTGGACCCAACAATTCATCAGCAAATGA